In one Bartonella grahamii subsp. shimonis genomic region, the following are encoded:
- a CDS encoding sigma-54 dependent transcriptional regulator — protein MVSDILIVDDEADIRELVAGILDDEGYETRVACNSDEALAQISERIPKLIFLDIWLQGSRLDGLALLDEIKMQYPALPVVMISGHGNIETAVSAIKRGAYDFIEKPFKADRLVLVAERTLENSNLKRELLELRKRSNETLELLGKSTVVKNLRQIIEKVAPTNSRILITGPSGAGKETVARTIHALSTRSNGPFVTINAATITPERMEIELFGSEMEGRERKIGALEEAHGGILYLDEIADMPRETQSKILRVLTGQTFERVGGTKRVKVDVRIISSTAQNLKNLISDGRFREDLFHRLSVVPIAVPPLSARREDIPELVHHFVKTISQQVGIKPRAISDDVIAILQTHAWPGNVRQLRNNIERLLILARDGDGPITADFLPSEVSDSLPRLQMDSDENIMDLPLREARELFEKRYLVAQIGRLGGNISRTAEFIGMERSALHRKLKALGVS, from the coding sequence ATGGTATCAGATATCTTAATTGTTGATGATGAAGCAGATATTCGTGAGCTTGTTGCTGGTATTTTAGATGATGAAGGTTATGAAACGCGTGTTGCTTGTAACTCTGATGAGGCATTGGCTCAAATTAGTGAGCGTATTCCAAAGCTCATTTTTTTGGATATTTGGCTACAGGGTAGTCGTCTCGATGGTTTAGCACTTCTTGATGAAATTAAAATGCAATATCCGGCTCTTCCGGTTGTTATGATCTCTGGTCATGGTAATATTGAGACGGCTGTTTCCGCTATAAAGCGAGGGGCATATGATTTCATTGAAAAACCTTTTAAAGCTGATAGACTTGTATTGGTTGCAGAGAGAACACTTGAAAACTCAAATTTGAAACGTGAGCTTTTAGAATTGCGAAAGCGTTCGAACGAGACATTAGAGTTGCTCGGAAAATCGACAGTTGTAAAAAATTTGCGCCAAATCATAGAAAAAGTAGCACCAACCAATAGTCGCATCCTGATAACAGGTCCTTCAGGGGCAGGAAAAGAGACGGTTGCACGAACTATTCATGCGCTCTCAACGCGTTCGAATGGGCCATTCGTTACAATAAATGCTGCAACGATTACTCCGGAAAGAATGGAAATAGAGCTGTTTGGCAGTGAAATGGAAGGAAGAGAGCGCAAAATCGGTGCCTTAGAGGAAGCTCATGGCGGTATATTATATCTTGATGAAATTGCTGACATGCCACGAGAGACTCAAAGTAAGATTCTTCGGGTGTTAACGGGGCAGACATTTGAGAGAGTTGGCGGCACAAAACGTGTTAAGGTGGACGTCCGTATTATTTCTTCAACAGCGCAAAATCTTAAAAACCTCATTTCCGATGGGCGCTTTAGAGAAGATCTTTTCCACCGTCTTTCGGTTGTTCCTATTGCTGTTCCGCCCCTTTCTGCGCGTCGTGAAGATATTCCAGAACTTGTACATCATTTTGTAAAAACAATATCACAGCAGGTTGGAATTAAACCGCGTGCAATCAGTGATGATGTGATTGCTATTTTGCAAACGCACGCTTGGCCGGGTAATGTGCGGCAATTACGTAATAATATTGAGCGTCTTCTTATTCTTGCGCGGGATGGTGACGGTCCTATAACAGCAGACTTTCTTCCCAGTGAAGTAAGTGATTCTTTGCCACGCCTTCAGATGGATTCAGATGAAAATATAATGGATTTGCCGTTACGTGAAGCACGAGAATTGTTTGAAAAGAGATATTTAGTGGCGCAGATTGGACGTTTGGGCGGAAATATATCACGTACTGCTGAATTTATAGGCATGGAGCGTTCAGCTTTGCACCGTAAACTTAAAGCGCTTGGAGTTTCTTAA
- the trkA gene encoding Trk system potassium transporter TrkA, translated as MRVIICGAGQVGYGIAERLAAENHDVTVIDIETRLIEKIRDTLDVRGFVGHGSRPEVLLDADADKADMLIAVTLFDEVNMVACQVAHSLFNVPTKIARIRSQSYLEPRYKTLFSRENIPIDVVISPEVEVGEMVLRRIALPGAIDVLYFCNDDIVALALECMEDCPVINTPLRQLTELFPDLHTTVTAIKRGAELLVAHSETQLRVGDITYLVAAREQMRRAVGLFGHKEQDAHRMIIAGGGHIGLYVAQAIEKRFHKLKLKIIESHRERALTIADQLEKTTVLYGNVLDPVILQEAGIDQSDLMITLTNQDQVNLLSAIIAKRLGCKANMVLINNVAYQEFSRAVGVDAYLNPHSVTISRILQQMRRGRIRSVHSVFNGRAEIIEAEVMQTSSLVGKSLSELNLSDGLRIGAIYRNKTIIQLSADTRILSGDRIVIFALADRVRDVEQLFRVSLEYF; from the coding sequence ATGCGTGTTATTATTTGCGGAGCAGGACAGGTTGGTTATGGGATAGCAGAGCGTCTTGCTGCTGAAAATCACGATGTTACTGTTATTGATATTGAAACGAGATTAATTGAAAAGATTCGCGATACATTGGATGTAAGAGGTTTTGTGGGTCACGGTTCACGTCCTGAAGTTCTTTTGGATGCAGATGCAGACAAAGCTGATATGTTGATTGCTGTCACTTTGTTTGATGAAGTCAATATGGTAGCTTGCCAGGTAGCACATTCATTATTTAATGTGCCCACAAAGATTGCTCGTATTCGCTCACAATCTTATTTAGAACCACGTTATAAGACGCTTTTTTCCAGAGAAAATATTCCCATTGATGTGGTTATTTCGCCAGAAGTTGAAGTTGGTGAAATGGTTTTGCGCCGTATTGCTTTACCTGGTGCAATAGATGTTCTTTATTTTTGTAATGATGATATTGTTGCGCTAGCCTTGGAATGCATGGAAGATTGTCCAGTTATTAATACACCTTTGCGTCAATTAACAGAGCTTTTTCCAGATCTTCATACGACGGTTACCGCTATTAAACGTGGTGCGGAATTATTGGTTGCACATTCAGAAACGCAATTACGCGTTGGTGATATAACCTATCTTGTTGCTGCTCGTGAACAGATGCGTCGTGCTGTCGGGCTTTTTGGTCATAAAGAACAAGATGCCCACCGCATGATTATTGCAGGGGGTGGTCACATTGGACTTTATGTTGCACAGGCTATTGAAAAGCGTTTCCATAAATTAAAATTGAAGATTATAGAATCACATAGAGAAAGAGCTCTAACAATTGCTGATCAGCTTGAAAAAACAACAGTTTTATACGGTAACGTGTTAGATCCAGTGATTCTTCAAGAGGCAGGAATTGATCAGTCCGATTTAATGATTACATTGACCAATCAAGATCAGGTTAATCTCTTAAGCGCTATTATTGCTAAAAGATTGGGCTGCAAAGCCAATATGGTATTGATTAATAATGTTGCCTACCAAGAATTTAGTCGTGCTGTTGGTGTGGATGCATATCTTAATCCCCATAGCGTTACAATATCGAGAATTTTGCAACAAATGCGCCGTGGGCGTATTCGTTCTGTTCATTCAGTTTTTAATGGCCGAGCAGAAATTATTGAAGCTGAAGTGATGCAAACATCTTCATTGGTTGGTAAGTCATTATCAGAGCTCAATTTATCAGATGGTTTGAGAATTGGTGCAATTTATCGC